A genome region from Alkalimarinus coralli includes the following:
- a CDS encoding peptidase domain-containing ABC transporter: MSASLSLLNFTGRKTLPVTLQTEMAECGLACLSMVAAYHGYEADLTSLRHKYPVSLKGVTLKSLMDISDKMGMASRALRLEIGDMHKLQRPAVLHWDMNHFVVLKSVGNQKITIHDPAQGERVLNFEEVSKHFTGVALELTPTRSFEPKVEQQRLHLSDFWRNASGLKRGLIQLLLLSVVLQIFALISPFYMQLVVDEVIVSYDADLLKVLAWGFLLLALIKLSTDALRSYVILHISNMLSFQMGVNLFRHLVRLPMDFFEKRHIGDVMSRFGSLNQVQELLTTGVVTAIVDGVMAITTLVMMVIYAPILAVVVTVVVLIYGIIRYALYRPLRQLTEEEIVAKAKEDSNFMESVRGIQSIKIFGREADRQTLWQNRYAEVINTGIRLGKVNIAYSTINNLLFGLENVLVIYLGAQLVLDNAFSVGMLYAFISYKGQFTDKTVALIEKLIEFKMLGLHLNRIADIALTKKEKALEVESVQSELIEGNLELKNISYRYSDSEPCIFENVSMSVAQGESVAIIGPSGCGKTTLIKVMMGLFEASSGALLVDGKVLDSASVRGFRSQVAAVMQDDQLLSGTVADNICFFDSSPDHERIEYCGQLAAIHHDIEAMPMRYNSLVGDMGTTLSGGQKQRLLLARALYRKPKILFLDEATSHLDTQLEYFVNEAVKKLDVTRIIIAHRPETIQSADRVLVFEQGRLIDVTEQVASANHQDGMPARQGQKPREE, from the coding sequence ATGAGCGCTTCTTTGAGTTTATTGAATTTTACCGGCCGAAAAACGCTACCGGTAACCTTGCAAACAGAGATGGCTGAGTGTGGGCTGGCATGTTTGTCTATGGTGGCAGCTTACCATGGGTACGAGGCTGATTTAACGAGTTTACGGCACAAATACCCGGTCTCGCTAAAAGGCGTTACGCTCAAAAGTTTGATGGATATTTCTGACAAAATGGGCATGGCATCTCGAGCGCTGCGCCTGGAAATTGGGGATATGCATAAACTGCAACGCCCCGCAGTGTTGCACTGGGATATGAATCACTTTGTGGTATTAAAGTCTGTAGGCAACCAAAAAATTACCATTCACGACCCCGCTCAGGGTGAAAGGGTTTTGAACTTTGAAGAGGTATCAAAACACTTTACGGGTGTAGCATTGGAACTAACACCCACGCGTTCTTTTGAGCCTAAAGTAGAGCAGCAACGCCTGCACTTGAGTGACTTCTGGCGAAATGCTTCTGGCCTCAAACGTGGTTTAATTCAGCTTTTGTTGCTATCCGTTGTTTTACAGATTTTTGCACTTATTTCCCCGTTTTATATGCAGCTAGTGGTTGATGAGGTGATTGTTAGCTATGACGCCGACTTGCTCAAGGTACTTGCATGGGGCTTTTTACTGCTGGCGTTGATTAAATTGAGCACTGATGCGCTTCGCTCTTATGTTATTTTGCATATCAGTAACATGCTGAGTTTTCAAATGGGCGTTAACCTGTTTCGGCACCTTGTTCGATTGCCGATGGATTTTTTTGAAAAGCGCCACATTGGTGACGTGATGTCTAGATTCGGCTCGCTTAACCAGGTGCAAGAACTGTTAACTACGGGGGTGGTTACAGCGATTGTGGATGGAGTAATGGCGATTACCACCCTGGTGATGATGGTTATCTATGCGCCAATATTGGCTGTAGTTGTAACAGTGGTTGTGTTGATCTATGGAATTATTCGTTACGCGTTATATCGACCTTTACGTCAGCTAACAGAAGAAGAAATTGTTGCCAAGGCAAAAGAAGATTCAAACTTTATGGAGAGCGTCAGAGGTATACAGAGTATCAAGATTTTCGGACGAGAGGCTGATCGTCAAACACTTTGGCAAAACCGCTATGCGGAGGTGATTAACACCGGAATTCGTCTGGGTAAAGTAAATATTGCTTATAGCACCATCAACAACCTGTTGTTTGGGCTTGAGAACGTATTGGTAATTTATCTAGGCGCTCAGTTGGTATTGGATAATGCATTCTCTGTGGGCATGTTATATGCGTTCATTTCTTATAAAGGCCAGTTCACCGACAAAACGGTTGCGCTGATTGAAAAGTTAATTGAATTCAAAATGTTGGGGTTGCATCTTAATCGTATTGCAGATATTGCACTAACCAAAAAAGAAAAAGCCCTGGAAGTTGAGAGTGTTCAGAGTGAGTTAATCGAAGGTAACTTAGAGCTTAAGAATATCAGTTACCGTTACTCTGATTCTGAGCCTTGTATTTTTGAAAATGTCAGCATGAGTGTGGCACAGGGCGAGTCCGTGGCGATTATCGGGCCCTCTGGTTGCGGTAAAACAACACTGATTAAAGTCATGATGGGCTTATTTGAAGCATCTTCAGGTGCCCTTCTGGTTGACGGGAAAGTGCTTGATAGCGCTAGTGTTCGAGGCTTTCGGTCTCAGGTGGCGGCTGTGATGCAGGATGACCAACTTCTATCAGGGACAGTGGCAGACAATATCTGCTTTTTTGACTCCTCGCCAGATCATGAAAGAATTGAATATTGTGGCCAGTTAGCTGCTATCCATCATGATATAGAAGCGATGCCCATGCGGTATAACAGTTTAGTGGGGGATATGGGGACAACCTTATCTGGAGGACAAAAACAACGCTTGCTATTGGCTCGAGCGCTTTATCGCAAGCCTAAAATTCTGTTTCTGGATGAGGCGACCAGCCACCTGGACACTCAATTAGAGTACTTTGTCAATGAGGCTGTTAAAAAGCTGGACGTTACGCGTATTATCATTGCTCATCGACCAGAAACCATCCAGTCAGCAGATAGAGTGTTAGTTTTTGAACAAGGACGGCTGATCGATGTAACCGAACAGGTTGCTTCAGCTAATCACCAAGATGGAATGCCTGCGCGGCAAGGGCAAAAACCCAGGGAAGAGTAG
- a CDS encoding TolC family outer membrane protein: MKRTLLKAELLKATILNVVALTPLTFVFGVVLWLLAPHASAHTLLEIYDMARSHDPAFKTQELSIMAAKEVLPQSRAALLPTLSVSGNTRKVHTSNEDAFIGNTLGPAGVLAPVTGQVSNDYNAIGYSAELNQPLFDPQKWYRYKQGQALFNQQEWEQVKAEQDLITRVTTSYFNVLREMNELTSLQAEKRAVKKQSEQLQRHFEAGLVDMTDVYEVKAALDRIRVRIIQANNRLQARREELIGLTGRGDIEVQPVFDSLIVEEIKPGNEKFWKDLAMQNNAEIKVANIEIAAAKENKNAARSEHMPTISISASYFADDSGVGGYGKAMSDTSTLSLNLNMKLFQGGAASSRSREAALRLDESKLRYLDKIREIEQNTATLFRTIHADVASVNMLKLTVNSHEEALKAVKAGYRMGIRNAVDVLQAQKAMFLAKRTLIDATYDYVSNIIELKRLVGVVDRDSLVFSDG; the protein is encoded by the coding sequence ATGAAAAGGACTTTATTAAAGGCTGAACTTTTAAAAGCAACGATCTTAAATGTGGTGGCATTAACGCCTCTAACGTTCGTTTTTGGTGTTGTTTTGTGGTTGTTAGCACCGCATGCTAGTGCACATACGTTACTTGAAATTTATGACATGGCTCGTAGCCATGACCCTGCTTTTAAGACGCAGGAACTGTCTATTATGGCGGCGAAAGAGGTGTTACCGCAGTCGAGGGCTGCATTACTGCCAACATTATCTGTTAGTGGGAATACCCGTAAAGTTCACACTTCAAATGAAGATGCCTTTATAGGCAACACACTTGGCCCAGCAGGTGTGTTGGCGCCTGTTACAGGGCAAGTATCTAACGATTATAATGCTATTGGTTACTCTGCGGAACTCAATCAACCGTTGTTTGATCCTCAAAAATGGTATCGCTATAAGCAAGGACAGGCACTTTTTAATCAGCAGGAGTGGGAGCAGGTTAAAGCAGAGCAAGACCTGATTACTCGTGTGACTACAAGTTATTTTAATGTTTTGCGTGAAATGAATGAGCTAACAAGTTTGCAAGCAGAAAAACGTGCAGTAAAAAAACAGTCTGAGCAGTTGCAACGTCATTTTGAAGCAGGTTTGGTTGATATGACTGACGTTTATGAAGTCAAAGCGGCACTGGATCGCATTCGGGTGAGAATTATTCAGGCCAATAACCGCTTGCAAGCAAGGCGTGAAGAGTTGATTGGCTTGACAGGGAGAGGGGATATTGAGGTTCAGCCCGTATTTGACTCGCTAATCGTTGAAGAAATTAAGCCTGGAAATGAAAAGTTTTGGAAAGACTTAGCGATGCAAAACAATGCAGAAATAAAAGTGGCCAACATAGAGATTGCAGCAGCAAAAGAAAATAAAAATGCCGCGAGGTCTGAACACATGCCAACAATCAGTATTTCTGCGTCTTACTTTGCTGATGATAGCGGTGTAGGTGGGTATGGGAAGGCAATGTCAGATACATCAACACTTTCTTTGAATCTTAATATGAAACTGTTTCAGGGGGGCGCTGCTAGCTCTAGAAGCAGAGAAGCAGCGCTACGTTTAGACGAGTCAAAGCTAAGGTATCTGGATAAGATTCGAGAGATTGAGCAAAATACTGCCACACTATTCAGAACAATTCATGCAGATGTGGCGTCGGTGAATATGCTTAAGCTGACGGTTAACTCTCATGAAGAAGCGCTAAAGGCTGTAAAAGCTGGGTATCGAATGGGCATCAGAAACGCCGTGGATGTATTGCAGGCCCAAAAAGCCATGTTTCTGGCAAAAAGGACGCTTATAGATGCTACTTATGATTATGTTAGTAATATCATTGAGTTAAAGC
- a CDS encoding HlyD family efflux transporter periplasmic adaptor subunit — protein sequence MSDSLFRKEVIENQRERLWGDLVISQPLSYYVLSAVAILFAILLITLLFMGSYARKESVKGYLAPDLGLVKLYAPREGVYAQVHIKQGQKVEEGQILFTVVDETVLSSGDDIDSVILQQLNKEEAVIDARIERETLRVSSEEKRLKALIQGAHGEIKQLIEQQRIQKERLLLSEKQYKAMKLLADDALVSETRYQEQYERHLTDRQQAADISRQLLSRQNDLRVTEFELEQLPENSAERVAELETRKIDLVKRRTEIDGRRSFTVRAPVNGRISSLQISAGQAVVPNKPILDILPEGAQLQAELFVPSRAIGFISTQQSVKLQYQAFPYQRFGIYDGTVMKVTESILSPSDIPSLLRLQEPVYRISVELDEQTVSAYGKALPLQAGMLLDADIIVDSRTLVEWILDPLYSLQGVL from the coding sequence ATGTCTGATTCGTTGTTCAGGAAAGAAGTGATTGAAAATCAGCGAGAGCGCTTATGGGGTGACTTAGTTATTTCCCAGCCGCTTTCTTATTATGTGCTGAGTGCCGTTGCGATTTTGTTTGCTATTTTATTGATAACCCTCCTATTTATGGGGAGTTATGCTCGTAAAGAGTCGGTAAAAGGATATTTAGCTCCCGATCTTGGCTTGGTCAAACTCTACGCACCGAGAGAGGGTGTTTATGCTCAGGTTCATATTAAACAGGGACAGAAGGTAGAGGAAGGACAAATACTGTTTACGGTGGTTGATGAAACTGTATTAAGCAGTGGTGATGATATTGACTCTGTTATTCTGCAACAATTGAACAAGGAGGAGGCGGTAATTGATGCACGTATTGAGCGGGAAACGCTACGGGTAAGCTCTGAAGAAAAGCGTCTAAAAGCCCTTATTCAAGGCGCGCATGGAGAAATTAAACAGCTTATTGAGCAACAACGTATTCAAAAAGAGCGGCTGCTGCTATCAGAAAAGCAGTATAAAGCGATGAAGTTATTGGCCGATGATGCGCTTGTTTCTGAAACCCGTTATCAGGAACAATATGAACGGCATTTAACAGATCGCCAGCAAGCGGCAGATATTTCTCGTCAGCTACTCAGTCGACAGAATGATTTGAGGGTAACTGAGTTTGAGCTGGAGCAGCTGCCCGAAAATAGTGCAGAGCGTGTTGCTGAGCTAGAAACCAGAAAGATTGACTTGGTTAAACGACGGACTGAAATTGATGGGCGGCGCAGTTTTACTGTTCGAGCGCCCGTTAATGGACGGATTTCCAGCCTGCAAATATCAGCTGGTCAAGCTGTTGTGCCTAATAAACCGATATTGGATATTTTACCTGAAGGGGCACAGTTACAGGCTGAGTTGTTTGTACCGAGCCGTGCGATTGGTTTTATATCTACACAGCAATCAGTGAAGTTGCAGTATCAGGCCTTTCCTTATCAGCGCTTTGGGATTTACGATGGTACTGTGATGAAAGTCACCGAATCCATTCTCTCGCCTTCTGATATTCCCTCGCTTTTAAGGTTGCAAGAGCCGGTTTACAGAATCTCTGTAGAGCTGGACGAGCAGACGGTCTCTGCTTACGGCAAGGCATTACCATTACAGGCCGGCATGCTACTTGATGCTGATATTATTGTTGATAGCCGAACGCTGGTTGAATGGATTCTTGACCCGCTGTACAGCCTGCAAGGAGTGTTGTAA